Proteins encoded in a region of the Mycobacterium branderi genome:
- a CDS encoding acetyl-CoA C-acetyltransferase yields MPEAVIVSTARSPIGRAGKGSLVNMRPDDLAAQMVRAALDKVPALNPHQIDDLIMGCGQPGGESGYNIARVVAVELGYDFLPGTTVNRYCSSSLQTTRMAFHAIKAGEGDAFISAGVETVSRFAKGSADGMPDTKNPLFDEAQRRTEAAAAGADEWHDPRKDGTLPDIYIAMGQTAENVALLTGISREDQDHWGVRSQNRAEEAIKNGHFEREISPVTLPDGTTVSVDDGPRPGTTYEKVSQLKPVFRPNGTVTAGNACPLNDGAAAVIITSDAKARELGLTPLARIVSTGVTGLSPEIMGLGPIEATKKALANAGMSIRDIDLFEINEAFAVQVLGSARELGIDEDKLNVSGGAIALGHPFGMTGARITATLLNNLQTYDKTFGLETMCVGGGQGMAMVIERLS; encoded by the coding sequence GTGCCGGAAGCCGTCATCGTCTCAACTGCCCGCTCGCCAATTGGCCGCGCCGGCAAGGGATCCTTGGTCAACATGCGGCCGGACGACCTGGCCGCGCAGATGGTGCGCGCCGCGCTCGACAAGGTGCCCGCGCTCAACCCCCACCAGATCGACGACCTGATCATGGGCTGCGGCCAGCCGGGCGGCGAGTCCGGTTACAACATCGCCCGGGTGGTCGCCGTCGAACTCGGCTATGACTTCCTGCCGGGCACCACCGTCAACCGGTACTGCTCGTCGTCGCTGCAGACCACCCGGATGGCCTTCCATGCGATCAAAGCCGGCGAAGGCGACGCGTTCATCTCCGCCGGCGTGGAAACGGTGTCCCGATTCGCTAAAGGCAGCGCCGACGGCATGCCGGACACCAAGAACCCACTGTTCGACGAGGCTCAGCGGCGCACGGAGGCGGCCGCAGCGGGCGCCGACGAATGGCACGACCCTCGCAAGGACGGGACGCTGCCCGACATCTACATCGCGATGGGCCAGACCGCCGAGAACGTGGCGCTGCTGACCGGGATCAGCCGCGAAGACCAGGACCACTGGGGCGTGCGTAGCCAGAACCGCGCCGAGGAGGCGATCAAGAACGGCCACTTCGAACGGGAGATCTCACCGGTCACCCTGCCCGACGGCACCACGGTCAGCGTCGACGACGGCCCGCGGCCGGGCACGACCTATGAGAAGGTCAGCCAACTCAAGCCGGTGTTCCGGCCCAACGGCACGGTGACCGCCGGCAACGCCTGCCCGCTCAACGACGGCGCCGCGGCGGTGATCATCACCAGCGACGCCAAGGCGCGCGAACTGGGCCTCACCCCGCTGGCCCGCATCGTGTCCACCGGAGTGACCGGACTTTCCCCGGAGATCATGGGCCTGGGACCGATCGAGGCGACCAAGAAGGCGCTGGCCAACGCCGGCATGTCGATCCGCGACATCGACTTGTTCGAGATCAACGAGGCGTTCGCGGTGCAGGTGCTCGGCTCGGCCCGCGAGCTGGGCATCGACGAGGACAAGCTGAACGTCTCCGGCGGCGCGATCGCGCTGGGTCACCCGTTCGGCATGACCGGCGCCCGCATCACCGCCACCCTGCTGAACAACCTGCAGACCTACGACAAGACGTTCGGCCTGGAAACCATGTGCGTCGGCGGCGGGCAGGGCATGGCGATGGTGATCGAGCGGCTGAGCTGA
- a CDS encoding SGNH/GDSL hydrolase family protein produces MDIRVPRRSTVALAAAGALASTGTAYLGARSLLISQAQHARSVIPKAWDIPPRADGIYTRGGGPVQRWQRGTPVDLHLMVFGDSTATGYGCRNADEVPGVLLARGLAEQTGKSVRLSTKAIVGATSKGLSGQVDAMFVAGPPPDAAVIMIGANDVTALNGIGPSARRLGAAVRRLCASGAVVVVATCPDFGVITAIPQPLRWAAHTRGLRLARAQAAAVRAAGGVPVPLADLLAPNFRHSPALLLSDDQYHPSAAGYALVADQLLPALCNALGESSRDLTPALLTANTGSETRPGRARDVVSRLLRRHTTGVPAPVFIPTGG; encoded by the coding sequence GTGGACATTCGTGTGCCGCGCCGATCAACGGTTGCTTTGGCTGCGGCAGGTGCGCTGGCGTCGACGGGCACGGCCTACCTGGGCGCGCGCAGCCTGCTGATCAGCCAGGCACAGCATGCCCGCAGCGTGATCCCCAAGGCGTGGGATATTCCGCCCCGCGCTGACGGCATCTACACCCGCGGGGGCGGACCCGTGCAGCGCTGGCAGCGCGGAACGCCGGTCGACCTGCACCTGATGGTGTTCGGCGACTCGACCGCCACCGGGTACGGCTGCCGCAACGCCGACGAAGTGCCGGGCGTGCTGCTGGCCCGCGGCCTTGCCGAGCAGACCGGCAAAAGCGTGCGGCTGAGCACCAAGGCGATCGTCGGGGCGACGTCGAAAGGGTTGTCCGGCCAGGTCGACGCGATGTTCGTGGCCGGACCGCCACCAGATGCGGCGGTCATCATGATCGGCGCCAACGACGTCACCGCGCTCAACGGCATCGGGCCGTCGGCGCGGCGGCTCGGCGCGGCGGTGCGGCGGCTGTGCGCCAGCGGCGCGGTGGTCGTCGTCGCCACCTGCCCCGACTTCGGCGTGATCACGGCGATCCCGCAGCCGCTGCGCTGGGCGGCGCACACGCGCGGTCTGCGACTGGCCCGCGCCCAGGCCGCGGCGGTACGGGCGGCCGGCGGTGTGCCGGTACCGCTGGCCGACCTGCTGGCGCCGAACTTCCGCCACTCGCCGGCCCTGTTGTTGTCCGACGACCAGTACCATCCCTCGGCGGCCGGCTATGCGCTGGTGGCCGACCAGCTGCTGCCCGCGTTGTGCAACGCGCTGGGCGAATCCAGCCGCGACCTGACCCCGGCGCTTCTGACGGCGAACACGGGCAGCGAAACCCGGCCGGGACGCGCCCGAGACGTGGTGTCGCGGCTGCTGCGACGGCACACCACCGGGGTGCCGGCACCCGTCTTCATCCCGACAGGCGGCTAG
- a CDS encoding alpha/beta hydrolase codes for MTAPTKVPGPSSNRLRARGPLRARRFSVSDGRPVEVIESGPSVPARLMSVACYLTIRPVLAVGSHVPHMPWPFGLVDFASRVLLPAPGTIRATVGLPNATAQLVRAPGVMPADGTRRVVLYLHGGAFLTCGVHSHSRIVNALSRFADSPVLVVNYRLIPKHSVGMALDDCYDAYRWLRLRGYEPDQIVLAGDSAGGYLALALAQRLQDENEEPAALVAISPLMQLAKEPKQSHPNIKTDAMFPAKAFDALVALVASAAAKNIVDGKPEELYEPLDHIEAGLPRTLIHVSGSEVLLYDAQLAAAKLAAAGVPAEVRIWPGQIHDFQLAAPLVPEATRSLRQIGEYIREATG; via the coding sequence ATGACCGCACCGACCAAGGTTCCCGGCCCTTCCAGCAATCGTCTTCGCGCCCGCGGTCCGCTGCGGGCGCGCAGGTTTTCCGTCAGCGACGGCAGGCCCGTCGAGGTCATCGAGAGCGGCCCCAGTGTTCCTGCCCGGTTGATGTCGGTGGCGTGTTATCTGACCATCCGGCCGGTTCTAGCCGTCGGCAGCCATGTTCCCCACATGCCGTGGCCCTTCGGCCTGGTCGACTTCGCGTCCCGGGTGTTGCTGCCTGCCCCGGGCACCATCCGGGCGACGGTGGGGTTGCCGAATGCCACCGCTCAGCTGGTTCGCGCCCCCGGGGTGATGCCCGCCGACGGCACGCGCAGGGTGGTGCTCTATCTGCATGGCGGAGCCTTTCTCACCTGTGGCGTGCACTCGCACAGCAGGATCGTCAACGCGCTGTCGCGGTTCGCCGACTCGCCCGTGCTGGTGGTCAACTACCGGCTGATTCCCAAGCACTCCGTCGGCATGGCGCTCGACGATTGCTATGACGCCTACCGGTGGCTGCGGCTGCGTGGATACGAGCCGGACCAGATTGTGCTGGCCGGCGACTCCGCGGGTGGCTACCTTGCGCTTGCGCTTGCTCAGCGGCTGCAGGACGAGAACGAGGAACCCGCTGCGCTGGTGGCGATTTCGCCGCTGATGCAGCTGGCCAAGGAGCCCAAGCAGTCCCATCCCAACATCAAGACCGACGCGATGTTCCCGGCGAAGGCGTTCGACGCGTTGGTGGCATTGGTAGCCAGCGCCGCCGCCAAGAACATCGTCGACGGCAAGCCGGAAGAGCTTTACGAGCCGCTGGACCACATCGAAGCCGGACTGCCGCGGACGTTGATCCACGTGTCCGGTTCCGAAGTGCTGCTGTACGACGCGCAGCTGGCAGCCGCCAAGCTGGCGGCCGCTGGCGTGCCGGCCGAGGTGCGGATCTGGCCCGGCCAGATCCACGACTTCCAGCTCGCCGCGCCGCTGGTGCCGGAGGCGACGCGCTCGCTGCGCCAGATCGGTGAGTACATCCGCGAGGCCACCGGGTAA
- a CDS encoding cystathionine beta-synthase, whose translation MRIARHISELIGNTPLVQLNSVVPPGAGRVVAKIEYLNPGLSSKDRIAEKMIDAAEASGQLKPGGTIVEPTSGNTGVGLALVAQPRGYKCIFVCPDKVSEDKQNVLRAYGAEVVVCPTAVPPDHPDSYYSVSDRLVTEIDGAWKPDQYSNPQGPASHYETTGPEIWTDTDGQVTHFVAGIGTGGTITGAGRYLKEVSGGAVRVVGADPEGSVYSGGTGRPYLVEGVGEDFWPAAYDPHVPDQIIAVSDADSFNMTRRLAREEAMLVGGSCGMAVVAAVKVAEEAGPDALVVVLLPDGGRGYMSKIFNDAWMSSYGFLRTPLDGSLEQPTVGDVLRGKSGKLPDLVHTHPSETVRDAIGILREYGVSQMPVVGAEPPVMAGEVAGSVSERELLSAVFEGRAKLADAVALHMSPALPMIGAGELVSALAKALRDADAVMVVEEGKPVGVITRHDLLGFLSEGPRRK comes from the coding sequence ATGCGGATCGCGCGGCACATCAGTGAACTCATCGGCAATACCCCACTGGTTCAGCTGAACTCGGTGGTGCCGCCGGGAGCCGGCCGTGTCGTCGCCAAGATCGAGTACCTCAACCCCGGCCTCTCCAGCAAGGACCGCATCGCCGAGAAGATGATCGACGCCGCCGAGGCCAGCGGACAGCTCAAGCCGGGCGGCACCATCGTCGAACCGACCTCGGGCAACACCGGCGTCGGGTTGGCGCTGGTGGCCCAGCCCCGCGGCTACAAATGCATTTTCGTCTGCCCGGACAAGGTCAGCGAGGACAAGCAGAACGTGCTGCGCGCCTACGGCGCCGAGGTCGTGGTGTGCCCGACTGCGGTGCCGCCCGACCATCCCGACAGCTACTACAGCGTCTCCGACCGGCTCGTCACCGAGATCGACGGCGCCTGGAAGCCCGACCAATACTCCAACCCGCAGGGCCCGGCCAGCCACTACGAGACCACCGGACCGGAGATCTGGACCGACACCGACGGCCAGGTCACGCATTTCGTCGCCGGCATCGGCACCGGTGGAACGATCACCGGCGCCGGCCGCTACCTCAAGGAGGTATCCGGCGGGGCGGTGCGCGTCGTCGGCGCCGACCCGGAGGGCTCGGTCTATTCCGGCGGCACCGGGCGGCCCTATCTGGTCGAGGGCGTCGGCGAGGACTTCTGGCCGGCCGCCTACGACCCCCACGTGCCCGACCAGATCATCGCGGTGTCCGACGCCGACTCGTTCAACATGACCAGGCGGTTGGCCCGCGAGGAGGCGATGCTGGTCGGCGGATCCTGCGGGATGGCGGTGGTGGCCGCGGTGAAGGTGGCCGAGGAAGCCGGACCCGACGCGCTGGTGGTCGTGCTGCTGCCCGACGGGGGCCGCGGCTACATGTCGAAGATCTTCAACGACGCCTGGATGTCGTCGTACGGCTTTTTGCGCACCCCGCTCGACGGCTCGCTCGAACAGCCCACCGTTGGCGACGTGCTGCGCGGAAAGTCCGGGAAGCTACCGGATTTGGTGCATACTCACCCGTCGGAGACCGTGCGCGACGCGATCGGCATCCTGCGCGAGTACGGCGTGTCGCAGATGCCCGTCGTCGGCGCCGAACCGCCGGTGATGGCCGGCGAGGTCGCCGGCAGCGTGTCGGAACGCGAACTGCTCTCCGCCGTCTTCGAGGGCCGCGCCAAGCTGGCCGACGCCGTGGCGCTGCACATGAGCCCCGCGCTGCCGATGATCGGGGCCGGCGAGTTGGTCAGCGCGCTGGCCAAGGCGCTGCGGGACGCCGACGCGGTGATGGTGGTCGAGGAAGGCAAACCGGTGGGCGTGATCACCCGCCACGACTTGTTGGGATTTCTGTCCGAGGGACCGCGGCGAAAGTAG
- a CDS encoding cystathionine gamma-synthase: protein MTDKRTPGLATKAIHAGFHTDPATGAVNPPIYTASTFAQDGVGKLRAGFEYSRSGNPTRAALEASLAAMEEGRFGRAFSSGMAASDCALRAMLRPGEHVVIPDDAYGGTFRLIDKVFTGWGVEYTPVGLSDLDAVRAALTPRTRLIWVETPTNPLLSIADIAAIAGLAAEHSVKVLVDNTFASPALQQPLTLGADVVLHSTTKYIGGHSDVVGGALVTDDEELDAAFGFLQNGAGAVPGPFDAYLTIRGLKTLVLRMQRHSENAAAVAEFLAGHPAVSAVLYPGLPEHPGHDVAARQMRGFGGMVSVRMRGGRAAAESLCARTEVFILAESLGGVESLIEHPGAMTHASTAGSQLEVPDDLVRLSVGIEDVADLLADLEQALAE from the coding sequence ATGACCGACAAGCGCACCCCAGGGCTTGCTACCAAGGCCATCCACGCCGGCTTCCACACCGATCCGGCCACCGGCGCGGTCAATCCGCCGATCTATACGGCCAGCACGTTCGCGCAGGACGGCGTCGGCAAGCTGCGCGCCGGGTTCGAGTACTCGCGCTCGGGCAACCCGACGCGGGCCGCGCTGGAGGCGTCGCTGGCCGCCATGGAGGAGGGCAGGTTCGGCCGCGCGTTCAGTTCCGGCATGGCGGCCAGCGACTGCGCGTTGCGGGCGATGCTGCGCCCCGGCGAGCATGTGGTGATTCCCGACGACGCCTACGGCGGCACGTTCCGATTGATCGACAAGGTGTTCACCGGCTGGGGCGTCGAGTACACGCCGGTCGGGCTGTCGGATCTCGATGCGGTGCGCGCCGCTCTCACTCCGCGCACCCGGCTGATCTGGGTGGAAACGCCGACCAATCCGCTGCTGTCGATCGCCGACATCGCCGCGATCGCCGGGCTGGCCGCCGAGCATTCCGTGAAAGTGTTGGTGGACAACACTTTTGCGTCGCCCGCGCTGCAGCAGCCGTTGACGCTGGGCGCCGACGTGGTGCTGCACTCGACCACCAAGTACATCGGCGGGCATTCCGACGTGGTGGGCGGGGCGCTGGTCACCGACGACGAGGAACTCGACGCCGCGTTCGGCTTCCTGCAGAACGGCGCCGGCGCGGTGCCCGGGCCGTTCGACGCGTACCTGACGATCCGCGGCCTCAAGACGCTGGTGTTGCGCATGCAGCGGCACAGCGAGAACGCCGCGGCCGTCGCAGAATTCCTCGCCGGGCATCCGGCTGTGTCCGCCGTGCTGTATCCGGGTCTGCCGGAGCATCCCGGCCACGACGTCGCCGCCCGGCAGATGCGCGGTTTCGGCGGAATGGTGTCGGTGCGGATGCGAGGCGGACGAGCGGCAGCCGAAAGCCTTTGTGCGCGAACCGAAGTGTTCATTCTTGCCGAGTCACTGGGCGGGGTCGAGTCGCTGATCGAGCATCCGGGCGCGATGACGCACGCCTCGACGGCCGGTTCGCAGTTGGAAGTTCCCGACGACCTGGTGCGCCTGTCGGTGGGCATCGAAGACGTCGCGGACCTGCTTGCCGACCTCGAGCAGGCGCTGGCCGAATAG
- a CDS encoding GOLPH3/VPS74 family protein translates to MARIAEDLLLLLLDNASAQPGLERGCRERVLTAAALLDLAHACRIRPAVDREPVEAGRLVVLSGPNPADPVLEPALQLLLRRPMSPAAAIAKLRRETPAAVLTQLERIGQIRQVRLQGNGFKRTYAWPLVDRTRVANARAALMTALFEEHNPDPTTATIISLLHMVDGLGAVFSLNDRGWEWVNSRAADIASGSWVSESEPDLPEVNLAVTTAAIRPALVARRKSA, encoded by the coding sequence ATGGCACGCATTGCGGAGGATCTTCTCCTGCTGCTGCTCGACAACGCGTCGGCGCAGCCGGGGCTGGAGCGTGGCTGCCGCGAACGTGTTCTGACCGCGGCGGCGCTGCTCGATTTGGCGCACGCGTGCCGGATTCGTCCCGCGGTCGACCGGGAGCCGGTGGAGGCCGGGCGGCTGGTGGTACTGAGCGGCCCCAACCCGGCCGACCCGGTGCTGGAACCCGCGCTGCAGTTGCTGCTGCGCCGTCCGATGAGCCCGGCCGCGGCGATCGCCAAGCTGCGGCGAGAAACTCCCGCCGCGGTGCTCACTCAGCTGGAGCGCATCGGTCAGATACGGCAAGTTCGCCTGCAGGGCAACGGATTCAAACGCACATACGCCTGGCCGCTGGTCGACCGTACGCGGGTGGCGAATGCGCGCGCGGCTCTGATGACCGCGCTGTTCGAGGAGCACAACCCGGACCCGACGACGGCGACGATCATCTCGCTGCTGCACATGGTCGACGGCCTGGGCGCGGTGTTCAGCCTCAACGACCGGGGCTGGGAGTGGGTGAACAGCCGGGCCGCCGACATCGCCAGCGGCAGCTGGGTCAGCGAGTCCGAGCCCGACCTGCCCGAAGTCAACCTGGCGGTCACGACGGCAGCGATCCGTCCCGCCCTGGTGGCGAGACGCAAAAGCGCCTGA
- the greA gene encoding transcription elongation factor GreA: MTDTQVTWLTQESHDRLKAELDQLIANRPIIAAEINDRREEGDLRENGGYHAAREEQGQQEARIRQLQDLLNNAKVGEAPTQSGVALPGSVVTVYYGDDKSDTETFLIATRGEGINDGDLEVYSPNSPLGGALIDAKVGESRTYTVPNGNTVKVTLVSAEPYRS; the protein is encoded by the coding sequence ATGACGGACACTCAGGTGACCTGGTTGACCCAGGAGTCACATGACCGACTCAAGGCCGAGCTCGACCAGTTGATCGCAAACCGTCCGATCATCGCCGCGGAAATCAACGACCGCCGCGAGGAGGGCGACCTGCGCGAAAACGGCGGATACCACGCCGCGCGTGAGGAGCAGGGCCAGCAGGAGGCCCGGATCCGGCAGCTTCAGGATCTGCTGAACAACGCGAAGGTCGGTGAAGCGCCGACGCAGTCCGGGGTTGCGTTGCCCGGTTCGGTGGTGACCGTGTACTACGGCGATGACAAGTCGGACACCGAGACATTCCTGATCGCCACCCGCGGCGAGGGCATCAACGACGGCGATTTGGAGGTGTACTCGCCGAACTCACCGCTCGGCGGCGCGCTGATCGACGCCAAGGTGGGCGAGTCGCGCACCTACACCGTGCCCAACGGCAACACCGTCAAAGTGACGCTCGTCAGCGCGGAGCCGTACCGCTCATAG
- a CDS encoding DUF4307 domain-containing protein: MSDTARYGRPRLSRASRRGVVAVLALLVVAAGVVIAVVGYQRLGRSDVEGTLAGYRLIDDETVSVTISVTRSDPSRPVDCIVRVRAKDGSETGRREVLVPPSPATTVQVTTTVKSSKPPVMGDVYGCGTDVPGYLRAS, translated from the coding sequence ATGAGCGACACTGCCCGCTATGGCCGTCCGCGGCTCTCTCGCGCGTCGCGGCGCGGCGTCGTCGCCGTGCTGGCGCTGCTGGTGGTGGCCGCGGGCGTCGTGATCGCGGTCGTGGGCTACCAGCGCCTGGGCCGCAGCGACGTGGAAGGCACGCTGGCCGGCTACCGGCTGATCGACGACGAGACGGTGTCGGTGACGATCAGCGTGACGCGGTCGGACCCGTCGCGTCCGGTGGACTGCATCGTGCGGGTCCGCGCCAAGGACGGCAGCGAGACGGGACGCCGGGAGGTGCTGGTCCCGCCGTCGCCGGCCACCACGGTCCAGGTGACGACGACCGTCAAATCCAGCAAGCCGCCGGTGATGGGCGACGTCTACGGCTGCGGCACCGATGTGCCCGGCTACCTGCGCGCTTCCTGA
- the mca gene encoding mycothiol conjugate amidase Mca, whose translation MSELRLMAVHAHPDDESSKGAATLARYADEGHRVLVVTLTGGERGEILNPAMDLPDVHGRIADIRRDEMAKAAEILGVEHTWLGFVDSGLPKGDPPPPLPDGCFALAPLEVATEALVRVVREFRPHVMTTYDEHGGYPHPDHIRCHHVSVAAYEAAGDYRMFPDAGEPWTVAKLYYNHGFLRQRMQLLQDEFAKHGQQGPFEKWLAHWDPKHDVFADRVTTRVECSAYFSQRDDALRAHATQIDPKGDFFAAPIEWQQRLWPTEEFELARSRVPVRLPETDLFAGIEAE comes from the coding sequence GTGAGCGAACTGCGGTTGATGGCGGTGCACGCCCACCCGGACGACGAGTCCAGTAAGGGCGCCGCCACCCTTGCCCGCTACGCCGACGAGGGCCACCGCGTGCTGGTGGTGACGCTGACCGGCGGCGAGCGTGGCGAGATCCTCAACCCCGCCATGGACCTGCCCGACGTGCACGGTCGCATCGCCGACATCCGCCGCGACGAGATGGCCAAGGCCGCCGAGATCCTCGGCGTCGAACACACCTGGCTGGGCTTCGTCGACTCCGGGCTGCCCAAGGGCGACCCGCCGCCACCGCTGCCCGACGGCTGCTTCGCGCTGGCGCCGTTGGAAGTTGCCACCGAGGCGCTGGTGCGGGTGGTGCGCGAGTTTCGACCGCATGTCATGACGACCTACGACGAGCACGGCGGCTACCCACACCCCGACCACATTCGCTGCCATCACGTGTCGGTGGCCGCCTACGAGGCCGCCGGCGACTATCGGATGTTCCCGGATGCCGGCGAGCCGTGGACGGTCGCCAAGCTGTACTACAACCACGGCTTCCTGCGTCAGCGGATGCAGTTGCTGCAGGACGAGTTCGCCAAACACGGCCAGCAGGGCCCGTTCGAGAAATGGCTGGCGCACTGGGATCCCAAGCACGACGTGTTCGCCGACCGGGTGACCACCCGCGTGGAGTGCTCGGCGTATTTCAGCCAGCGCGACGACGCGCTGCGCGCGCACGCCACCCAGATCGACCCGAAGGGCGACTTCTTCGCCGCGCCCATCGAATGGCAGCAAAGGCTCTGGCCCACTGAGGAATTCGAGCTGGCCCGCTCGCGGGTGCCGGTGCGCTTACCCGAGACCGATCTGTTCGCCGGAATCGAGGCCGAATGA
- a CDS encoding thioredoxin domain-containing protein, with the protein MTNALAEAASPYLRQHADNPVHWQEWTPQALAEAAARDVPILLSVGYAACHWCHVMAHESFEDEQVAAAMNDGFVCVKVDREERPDIDAVYMNATVALTGHGGWPMTCFLTPDGRPFFCGTYYPKAAFLELLSAVANTWRTRRDEVEQVSDHIAAELRNMASGLPGGGPEIEPALCDHAVSAVLEDEDVDDGGFGGAPKFPPSALLEALLRHYERTGSQPALQAVERTGAAMARGGIYDQLAGGFARYSVDNAWVIPHFEKMLYDNALLLRVYAHWARRTGNPLARRVAGQTAKFLLNDLADGDMFTSSLDADAAGAEGSTYVWTPAQLAEVLGPDDSPWAASVFGVTNTGTFEHGTSVLQLPADPDDADRLERVRTVLLATRLTRPQPDRDDKVVTSWNGLAITSLAEASVALDDPELLAAARRCAAALVDLHLVDGRLRRASLGGRVGDSAAILEDHAMLATGLLTLYQLTGEDRWLTTATELLDIALAHFADPDRPGRWFDAADDAEQLMFRPADPLDGATPSGASSITEALLTAAHLAGGERVAKYGEAAADALLAHSPLLARAPRSAGHWLAVAEAAVRGPLQVAVACEPSESSLLAAARKLAPGGAIIVGGATGSSELLLDRGRVDGADAAYVCRGRVCDLPVTTTDELAAALER; encoded by the coding sequence ATGACTAACGCGCTCGCCGAAGCAGCCAGCCCGTATCTGCGCCAGCACGCCGACAATCCGGTGCACTGGCAGGAGTGGACACCGCAGGCGCTGGCCGAGGCGGCCGCGCGCGACGTGCCGATCCTGCTGTCCGTCGGCTATGCCGCATGCCACTGGTGCCATGTGATGGCGCACGAGTCGTTCGAGGACGAGCAGGTGGCCGCTGCCATGAACGACGGGTTCGTCTGCGTCAAGGTCGACCGCGAGGAACGGCCCGACATCGACGCCGTCTACATGAACGCCACCGTGGCGCTCACCGGGCATGGCGGCTGGCCGATGACCTGCTTTCTGACGCCGGACGGGCGGCCGTTCTTCTGCGGCACCTACTACCCGAAAGCCGCTTTCCTGGAACTGCTTTCGGCCGTCGCCAACACCTGGCGAACCCGCCGCGACGAGGTCGAGCAGGTATCGGACCACATCGCCGCCGAGCTGCGCAACATGGCGTCCGGGCTGCCCGGCGGCGGACCGGAGATCGAGCCGGCGTTGTGCGACCACGCCGTGTCTGCGGTGTTGGAGGACGAGGACGTCGACGACGGCGGGTTCGGGGGCGCGCCGAAGTTCCCGCCGTCGGCACTGCTGGAAGCGCTGCTGCGGCACTACGAGCGCACCGGATCCCAGCCGGCGCTGCAGGCGGTGGAGCGCACCGGTGCCGCGATGGCCCGTGGCGGAATCTACGACCAGCTGGCTGGTGGATTTGCCCGCTACAGCGTCGACAATGCCTGGGTTATACCGCATTTCGAGAAGATGCTGTACGACAACGCCCTGCTGCTGCGCGTCTACGCCCACTGGGCACGGCGCACCGGAAACCCGCTGGCCCGCCGCGTCGCCGGCCAGACCGCCAAGTTCCTGCTTAACGACCTGGCCGACGGCGACATGTTCACCTCGTCGCTGGACGCCGACGCCGCGGGCGCCGAAGGCTCCACCTATGTGTGGACGCCCGCGCAACTGGCCGAAGTCCTCGGGCCCGACGACAGCCCTTGGGCCGCTTCGGTTTTCGGCGTCACCAACACCGGCACGTTCGAGCACGGCACGTCGGTGCTGCAGTTGCCCGCAGACCCGGACGATGCCGACCGCCTCGAGCGGGTCCGCACCGTGCTGCTGGCCACCCGCCTGACCCGGCCGCAGCCCGACCGCGACGACAAGGTGGTCACCTCCTGGAACGGCCTGGCCATCACGTCATTGGCGGAAGCCAGTGTGGCCCTTGATGATCCGGAGCTGCTGGCTGCTGCCCGGCGATGCGCGGCGGCGCTGGTGGATTTGCACCTGGTCGACGGCCGGCTGCGGCGGGCCAGCCTCGGCGGACGGGTCGGTGACAGCGCGGCGATCCTGGAAGACCACGCGATGCTGGCCACCGGTCTGCTGACCCTCTACCAGTTGACCGGCGAGGACCGCTGGCTGACGACGGCCACCGAACTGCTCGACATCGCGCTGGCGCACTTCGCCGACCCCGATCGGCCGGGCCGGTGGTTCGACGCCGCCGACGACGCCGAGCAACTGATGTTCCGGCCCGCCGATCCGCTGGACGGCGCCACGCCGTCGGGCGCCTCCTCGATCACCGAGGCGCTGCTGACCGCCGCACACCTGGCGGGTGGCGAGCGCGTCGCGAAGTACGGAGAGGCGGCGGCCGACGCGCTGCTGGCGCACTCTCCGCTGCTGGCCCGCGCGCCACGCTCGGCCGGCCACTGGCTAGCCGTCGCCGAGGCGGCGGTGCGCGGTCCGCTGCAGGTCGCGGTGGCCTGCGAGCCGTCCGAGTCGTCGCTGCTGGCCGCCGCGCGCAAACTCGCGCCGGGCGGGGCCATCATCGTCGGCGGCGCGACGGGCTCGTCGGAGCTACTGCTCGACCGCGGCCGGGTCGACGGCGCCGACGCCGCCTACGTCTGCCGCGGCCGAGTCTGCGATCTGCCCGTCACCACCACCGACGAATTGGCCGCCGCGCTCGAGCGGTAG
- a CDS encoding nuclear transport factor 2 family protein produces the protein MPSAQHIADTVNRYISLVAKGGADDIAELYAEDATVEDPVGGEVHIGRQAIRGFYSAIENSERECELVTLRVAGNEAAFQFRLTVKAGGPPSSGMVIEPIDVMAFDDEGKVAAMKAYWSAENVTQL, from the coding sequence ATGCCGAGTGCGCAACACATCGCCGACACCGTCAACCGCTACATCAGCCTGGTCGCCAAGGGCGGCGCCGACGACATCGCCGAGCTGTACGCCGAGGACGCCACCGTCGAGGATCCGGTCGGCGGCGAGGTGCACATCGGCCGGCAGGCGATCCGCGGCTTCTACTCCGCGATCGAAAACTCCGAGCGCGAATGTGAATTGGTCACTCTGCGGGTCGCCGGCAACGAGGCGGCATTCCAGTTCCGGCTCACCGTCAAGGCCGGCGGCCCGCCCTCTTCAGGGATGGTGATCGAGCCCATCGATGTGATGGCGTTCGACGACGAGGGCAAGGTCGCCGCGATGAAGGCCTACTGGTCGGCCGAGAACGTCACCCAGCTCTAA